One window of the Eucalyptus grandis isolate ANBG69807.140 chromosome 6, ASM1654582v1, whole genome shotgun sequence genome contains the following:
- the LOC104442146 gene encoding uncharacterized protein LOC104442146, which yields MLRLARPKHLTPSSSSSSSLDSLACHFLQRCSVSGTAKGKSKIKTGQTLKRSRLTFKKSPGQSDPASKGGGGGKRGPSEAEALVEACLNAPTPLRHLTGKQRAREAEREKMGLISKDRQREIDILKKGKSKLGVSDKPEIIGTPGLDLITLGLVDADKIPKYELTVEDGRRLAKEYSRVLMRRHRARQAAESNLLRMKKEAIEALPEKLREAALVPDLTPFPAHRFMATLTPPIEGYIEKVKEAARKSSAKEKLR from the coding sequence ATGCTTCGGCTAGCGAGACCGAAACATCTGACGCcgtcgtcatcttcttcttcctcactcgATTCGCTGGCCTGCCATTTCCTCCAACGCTGCTCCGTCAGCGGAACCGCGAAGGGGAAGTCCAAGATCAAAACGGGCCAAACCCTCAAGCGCTCCAGGCTCACCTTCAAGAAGTCCCCCGGGCAGTCCGACCCTGCCTCcaagggcggcggcggcggcaagcgCGGTCCCTCCGAGGCGGAGGCCCTCGTCGAGGCGTGCCTCAACGCGCCGACCCCGCTCCGCCACTTGACCGGAAAGCAGCGGGCCCGCGAGGCCGAGCGCGAGAAGATGGGGCTGATCAGCAAGGACCGGCAGCGGGAGATAGACATACTGAAGAAAGGGAAGTCGAAGTTGGGCGTCTCCGATAAGCCGGAGATTATCGGGACCCCGGGTTTGGATCTGATCACGCTGGGGCTGGTCGATGCGGATAAGATCCCGAAGTATGAGCTCACGGTCGAGGATGGGAGGCGGCTCGCGAAGGagtattctagggttttgatGAGGAGGCATAGGGCGAGGCAGGCCGCGGAGAGTAATTTGTTGCGGATGAAGAAGGAGGCGATCGAGGCGTTGCCGGAGAAGCTGAGAGAGGCGGCGCTGGTGCCGGATTTGACGCCTTTCCCTGCACACCGCTTCATGGCGACGCTCACGCCGCCGATTGAAGGGTACATTGAGAAGGTCAAGGAGGCTGCAAGGAAGAGCTCGGCCAAGGAGAAGCTTAGATGA
- the LOC104442145 gene encoding BTB/POZ domain-containing protein POB1 yields MREMGSDLFDPRSEMEPQFSQSSDGNFGFAFNDSNFSDRVLRIEVVGGPSECRSDGEGGCCTSIADWARLRKRRREDGRKETALDITGCPEEQILNEPDMDDCDGPENQDDTVAMVEESPSGDEAASSNDSGWSMDSSTVLKIKTLHISSPILAAKSPFFYKLFSNGMRESEQRHVTLRISGSEEAALMELLNFMYSNTLSANTAPALLDVLMAADKFEVASCMRYCSRLLRNLPMTPESALLYLELPSSVLMGEAVQPLTDAAKHFLATRYKDINRFQDEVMGLPLAGIEAILSCDDLQVASEDAVYDFILRWARAQYQGLEERRDVLGSRLARYIRFPYMSCRKLKKVLSCTDFDHEVASKLVLEALFFKAEAPHRQRTLAAEECTTSNRRFVERAYKYRPVKVVEFELPRQQCVVYLDLKREECSNLFPSGRVYSQAFHLGGQGFFLSAHCNMDQQSSFHCFGLFLGMQEKGSVTFAVDYEFAARSKPTEEYISKYKGNYTFTGGKAVGYRNLFAIPWTNFMAEDSHYFINGILHLRAELTIRN; encoded by the exons ATGCGGGAGATGGGTTCGGATCTGTTTGACCCGAGGTCGGAGATGGAGCCGCAGTTCTCGCAGTCGTCCGACGGGAACTTCGGGTTCGCGTTCAACGACAGCAATTTCTCCGACCGGGTGCTGCGGATCGAGGTCGTCGGCGGGCCGTCGGAGTGCAGATCGGACGGCGAGGGCGGCTGCTGCACCAGCATCGCCGATTGGGCCCGtctgaggaagaggaggagagaagatGGGAGGAAGGAGACGG CTCTTGATATCACTGGATGCCCTGAGGAGCAAATTCTTAACGAGCCTGATATGGATGACTGTGATGgccctgaaaatcaggatgatACAGTTGCAATGGTTGAAGAATCACCTTCAG GTGATGAAGCGGCAAGTAGCAACGACTCAGGCTGGAGCATGGACTCTTCGACAGTTCTGAAAATTAAGACACtgcacatcagcagtcctaTCTTAGCTGCAAAAAGTCCATTCTTTTACAAG CTCTTCTCGAATGGGATGAGGGAGTCAGAACAACGGCATGTAACTCTGCGCATCAGTGGTTCTG AGGAAGCGGCCCTCATGGAACTTCTAAATTTCATGTACAGCAATACCCTGTCTGCAAATACAGCTCCTGCTTTACTTGATGTGCTGATGGCTGCTGACAAATTTGAAGTGGCATCCTGCATGAGGTACTGCAGTCGCTTGCTTCGAAATTTGCCCATGACGCCTGAGTCTGCATTACTTTATTTAGAGCTCCCATCCAGCGTTCTAATGGGTGAAGCTGTCCAGCCCTTGACTGATGCAGCAAAGCATTTTCTTGCCACACGTTACAAGGACATAAACAG GTTTCAAGATGAAGTGATGGGCCTGCCTCTTGCTGGGATCGAGGCCATTCTGTCTTGTGACGATCTCCAGGTTGCATCAGAAGACGCAGTGTATGACTTTATCCTGAGATGGGCTAGAGCCCAGTATCAAGGATTAGAGGAGCGACGTGATGTTCTAGGATCACGCCTCGCACGCTACATACGCTTTCCTTATATGTCCTGTAGAAAGCTTAAGAAGGTCTTATCGTGTACTGACTTTGACCATGAAGTTGCATCAAAGCTCGTGCTCGAAGCCCTCTTCTTCAAAGCAGAGGCCCCTCACCGGCAACGAACCCTAGCTGCTGAAGAATGCACAACATCAAACCGCCGTTTTGTGGAGAGGGCCTATAAATACCGACCTGTTAAGGTTGTTGAGTTTGAACTCCCCAGGCAGCAGTGTGTGGTATACCTGGACTTGAAGAGGGAAGAATGCTCAAATCTTTTTCCATCCGGACGAGTATACTCTCAAGCATTCCATTTGGGTGGACAAGGATTCTTTCTCTCGGCTCACTGCAACATGGACCAGCAAAGTTCATTCCATTGCTTTGGGCTGTTTCTTGGCATGCAAGAGAAGGGATCTGTGACTTTTGCTGTGGATTATGAATTTGCGGCTAGATCGAAACCCACAGAGGAGTACATCAGTAAATACAAGGGCAACTACACATTTACGGGTGGAAAAGCTGTTGGTTACCGTAATCTTTTTGCCATACCATGGACTAACTTCATGGCCGAGGACAGCCACTACTTCATCAACGGTATCCTTCATCTGAGAGCCGAGCTTACCATCAGGAACTGA